Proteins co-encoded in one Nonomuraea helvata genomic window:
- a CDS encoding DUF2637 domain-containing protein — protein sequence MRAVRRIRRTTITGVLLLAGIAAVVSFRHMNELCLRHGEDRLAAVLIPLAVDGAIVVASMSILLASRYGSRGDFLAWTMLTVGSLASLGANTAVAEPSLIGRVIAAWPSAALIGSYELLMSQIRRASAKGPNVAQVDVIGTEEPVSDDDHSPPESADSHERETGDLRRTAWQWAVANRLPDGALPSGRIIAEQFARSARWGRWIKRIGLEGKLGERDRSTAT from the coding sequence ATGCGAGCCGTGCGCCGCATTCGGCGCACGACGATCACGGGGGTTCTCCTTCTCGCGGGCATCGCGGCGGTCGTGTCGTTCCGCCATATGAACGAGCTCTGTCTCCGCCACGGTGAGGATCGCTTGGCAGCGGTGCTTATCCCGCTCGCGGTGGACGGCGCGATTGTCGTGGCCTCGATGTCCATCCTCCTGGCCAGCCGGTACGGTTCGCGAGGCGATTTCCTGGCGTGGACCATGTTGACCGTCGGTAGCCTGGCCAGCCTCGGAGCGAACACCGCAGTGGCCGAGCCGAGCCTGATCGGGCGCGTTATCGCGGCTTGGCCAAGCGCCGCCTTGATCGGTAGCTACGAGCTGTTGATGTCCCAGATTCGCCGAGCTTCTGCCAAGGGGCCCAACGTCGCGCAGGTCGATGTAATCGGGACCGAGGAACCGGTCAGTGACGATGATCATAGTCCCCCGGAGTCGGCAGATTCTCATGAGCGTGAGACGGGAGATCTACGTCGAACGGCATGGCAATGGGCGGTGGCGAATCGCCTTCCTGATGGGGCGCTCCCGTCGGGTCGGATCATTGCTGAGCAGTTCGCGCGGAGTGCGCGGTGGGGGCGCTGGATCAAGCGAATAGGCCTTGAGGGAAAACTGGGAGAGCGTGATCGCTCTACTGCCACATAA
- a CDS encoding DUF3375 domain-containing protein, with translation MEFEEISALRRRSVAWRLLRADHAPLVLGFLGRVFVDENARSVSAADLAGRLDDELYALNERLGEGTFPKTAKAYLDDWADPRAGYLRKYYPEGSDEPYYDATPAVEKALAWLRSLTDRSFVGTESRLNTIFDLLRQMVFGAEADPEARLEELRRRRRQIDEEMARVAAGDFEPLGPTAQRERYQQFTSTARELLADFREVEANFRTLDRRLREKISTWEGSKGALLDDILGSRESIADTDQGRSFQAFYDFLLSSTRQEELAGLLEQVQALEEITEPDPRMRYVHHDWLDAGERTQATVRQLSEQLRRFLDDQVWAENRRVVEIVRSIEKHALTVRAYADLPVTTELEGSAPELGLPMERPLYAPRVRRPINSASIEAGRQEFEADALFEQFYVDRAELAAGVRRALQGRAQIALADLVRERPLTHGLAELVSYLALSDDTFCVVFDEGRVDEVDWIDEEGTERRAKLPRVTFARTEVSP, from the coding sequence ATGGAGTTCGAAGAGATCAGTGCGCTGCGACGGCGGAGTGTCGCATGGCGGTTGCTGCGTGCTGATCACGCGCCCCTGGTGTTGGGCTTCCTCGGGCGGGTGTTCGTTGATGAGAACGCGCGGTCCGTTTCGGCAGCGGATTTGGCGGGTCGGCTGGACGATGAGCTGTACGCGCTGAACGAGCGGCTGGGTGAGGGGACCTTCCCGAAGACGGCCAAAGCGTACCTCGATGACTGGGCTGATCCTCGGGCCGGATATCTGCGCAAGTATTACCCGGAAGGGTCGGACGAGCCGTACTACGACGCGACACCGGCGGTGGAGAAGGCGCTGGCGTGGCTGCGGTCGCTGACGGATCGGTCGTTCGTCGGCACCGAGTCACGGTTGAACACGATCTTTGATTTGCTGCGGCAGATGGTATTCGGGGCCGAGGCTGATCCGGAGGCCCGCCTGGAGGAGCTGAGGCGGCGGCGTCGGCAGATCGATGAGGAGATGGCGCGGGTGGCAGCCGGGGACTTCGAGCCGCTGGGGCCTACCGCGCAGCGTGAGCGTTATCAGCAGTTCACGAGTACGGCGCGGGAACTGTTGGCGGATTTCCGGGAGGTGGAGGCGAACTTCCGGACGCTCGACCGGCGCTTGCGGGAGAAGATCTCCACCTGGGAGGGGTCCAAGGGCGCGCTGTTGGACGACATTCTCGGGAGCCGGGAGAGCATCGCCGACACCGACCAGGGCAGGAGCTTCCAGGCGTTCTATGACTTCCTGCTGTCGAGTACCCGCCAGGAAGAGCTGGCGGGGTTGCTGGAGCAGGTGCAGGCGCTGGAAGAGATTACCGAGCCGGATCCGCGGATGCGGTACGTACACCATGACTGGCTGGACGCCGGTGAACGTACTCAGGCGACCGTGCGGCAACTGTCGGAGCAACTGCGGCGCTTCCTGGACGACCAGGTGTGGGCGGAGAACCGGCGAGTGGTGGAGATCGTCCGGAGCATCGAGAAGCATGCGCTGACCGTGCGGGCGTACGCGGACCTGCCGGTGACCACGGAACTGGAGGGATCTGCTCCGGAGCTCGGGTTGCCGATGGAGCGGCCTTTGTACGCGCCGCGGGTGCGGCGGCCGATCAACAGCGCGTCGATCGAGGCGGGCAGGCAGGAGTTCGAGGCCGATGCGCTGTTCGAGCAGTTCTACGTCGACCGGGCGGAACTGGCGGCCGGTGTACGTCGGGCGCTGCAGGGACGCGCGCAGATAGCGCTGGCCGACCTGGTACGTGAGCGACCGTTGACGCATGGACTGGCCGAACTGGTGAGTTACCTGGCACTCAGCGACGACACGTTCTGTGTGGTGTTCGATGAGGGGCGCGTCGACGAGGTGGACTGGATCGATGAGGAGGGGACCGAACGGCGGGCGAAGCTGCCGCGGGTCACCTTCGCCCGTACGGAGGTGAGCCCGTGA
- a CDS encoding DUF4194 domain-containing protein, with product MSAELSLAVTQVMKGVVYRDTHEKAWRYLLDLQAQVRDHVAVLGLLLVIDEAEGYAFLRSRPEQEGEEGPPRLIPRRSLSFHVSLLLALLRKRLAEFDARGGDIRLMLTRDQIVEMLAIFLPEGSNEARLVNQVDAHINKVVELGFLRRVTGQDNLFEVRRILKAFVDGQWLAGFEQGLATYAVQLSGTEEKP from the coding sequence GTGAGCGCGGAGTTGTCGCTGGCGGTCACTCAGGTGATGAAGGGAGTGGTGTACCGCGACACCCATGAGAAGGCGTGGCGGTATCTGCTCGATCTGCAGGCTCAGGTCCGCGACCACGTGGCAGTGCTCGGGCTGTTGCTGGTGATCGATGAGGCCGAAGGATACGCGTTCTTGCGCTCGCGGCCCGAGCAGGAGGGAGAGGAAGGACCGCCTCGGCTGATTCCGCGCCGGTCGTTGTCGTTCCACGTCAGTCTTCTCCTGGCGCTGCTGCGCAAAAGGCTGGCCGAGTTCGACGCGCGCGGCGGCGATATCCGGCTCATGCTGACCAGGGATCAGATCGTGGAGATGCTGGCGATCTTCCTGCCGGAGGGAAGCAACGAGGCGCGGCTGGTCAATCAGGTCGACGCCCACATCAACAAGGTGGTCGAGCTGGGCTTTCTTCGGCGGGTCACCGGTCAGGACAACCTGTTCGAGGTACGGCGGATCCTCAAGGCGTTCGTGGACGGTCAGTGGCTGGCCGGGTTCGAGCAGGGCCTGGCCACGTACGCGGTTCAGCTGTCGGGGACGGAGGAGAAGCCGTGA
- a CDS encoding ATP-binding protein, producing the protein MTEALFSSVELSGDEEKSLAGYRLSRLELYNWGTFHDKVWTFRIDGRNGLLTGDIGSGKSTIVDAVTTLLLPAQRIAYNKAAGAETRERSLRSYVLGFHKSQRNEETGTSQPVALRGADSFSVIVGVFANEGYEATVSLAQVFWMKDANQPERFYAIVDRDLSVAADFADFGTDIAALKRRLRGVGARTYDAFPEYGRDFRRRLGIESEQAMELFHQTVSMKSVSDLNEFVRDHMLEPFEAAVWTAKLIAHFDDLTRAHDAVKRAEEQLAALTPLLAECERYEALRTEVRGMEGQRVALRYFFADRKARLLRQRIDQLGERLSDRQREKQELADRIRGLKRRLDSLVAERDGKGGARIGELEKLIDEAERNRDDRAGRARVFADRLIRVGLAPVETTQQFAARLREITVMAEATEKKRAELQTSLEELGLKRRRLAERAEELGKEILSLRSRKNNLPRKSLELRAWLCRELDVRESDLPFAGELIRVRPEEDRWEGAAERLLRPFALSMLVAEDLYTEVSDWINEHHLGTRIVYYRVPAALPAWSPDSRENGPALAAKLEIKDSEFYPWLERELAVRAGHLCAETMTEFRRAAYAVTTAGQIKGGRGRHEKNDTTRIDDRSQYVLGWTNEQKIDALLRQAATVQEQQNTLSTRHGLLQGEHDTCLDHMKVLAQLAETIDFSELDWHSQVNLVEDLAAELAKLRQASSELERLTSEIDAVNGDLEQAQLDQEACLKNIGGLESQLKTATEEVGKSVRILAEPAAAGAVTHYGDLEKAFPGTGDPADCDPAQAEAGAGLSEKIDRRLKSQNSLAGKIATQMASFRGKYPNETTDFDDSVHSAPGYRELHDRLVGDDLPRFREQFKTYLNTNTINDIAGFSSKLSQQADLIRQRVGVINDSLLAVEYNPGRYIRLQAEPSPNTDVRDFQAQLRECTAGTLSGNASDQYSEEKFLQVSRLIERFRGRDGLTSEDRVWTKRVTDVRNWFVFSASERNRFDDSEHETYSDSSGKSGGQKEKLAYTILAASLAYQFKLEWGVTRSKTFRFAVIDEAFGRGSDESTRFALKLFRSLGLQLMIVTPLQKIHIIEPFVSAVGYVDNVNGQYSRLQTLTIEEYKARQIAHAAGLRP; encoded by the coding sequence GTGACGGAGGCACTGTTCAGCTCGGTCGAGCTCAGCGGCGACGAGGAGAAGAGCCTGGCGGGGTACCGGCTGAGCCGGCTGGAGCTCTACAACTGGGGTACCTTCCATGACAAGGTGTGGACCTTCCGGATCGACGGGCGTAATGGTCTGCTCACCGGTGACATCGGCTCGGGCAAGTCGACGATCGTGGACGCGGTGACCACGCTGCTGCTGCCGGCACAGCGCATCGCCTACAACAAGGCCGCTGGTGCGGAGACCAGAGAACGCAGCCTGCGTTCGTACGTCCTGGGTTTTCACAAGTCACAGCGCAACGAAGAGACCGGTACCTCTCAGCCGGTGGCACTGCGCGGTGCGGACTCGTTCTCAGTGATCGTCGGCGTGTTCGCCAACGAGGGGTACGAGGCGACCGTGAGCCTGGCGCAGGTGTTCTGGATGAAGGACGCCAACCAGCCGGAGCGGTTCTACGCGATCGTCGATCGTGACCTTTCGGTGGCCGCCGACTTCGCGGACTTCGGCACCGACATCGCCGCATTAAAGCGGCGGCTGCGTGGAGTCGGAGCCCGTACGTACGACGCCTTTCCCGAATACGGCCGGGACTTCCGGCGCCGGTTGGGGATCGAGTCGGAGCAGGCCATGGAGCTGTTCCACCAGACGGTGTCCATGAAGTCTGTCAGTGACTTGAACGAGTTCGTCCGCGACCACATGCTGGAGCCGTTCGAGGCCGCCGTCTGGACGGCCAAGCTGATCGCCCACTTCGACGATCTGACCCGCGCGCATGATGCGGTGAAGCGGGCGGAGGAGCAGCTGGCGGCACTGACGCCGCTGCTGGCCGAATGCGAACGCTATGAGGCCCTGCGGACGGAAGTTCGTGGGATGGAGGGACAGCGGGTGGCGCTGCGGTACTTCTTCGCCGACCGGAAGGCCCGGCTGCTACGGCAGCGGATCGATCAGCTCGGTGAAAGGCTGAGCGACCGGCAACGCGAAAAACAGGAACTCGCTGACCGGATCAGAGGCCTCAAACGGCGACTGGACAGCCTCGTAGCCGAACGAGACGGCAAGGGCGGAGCGCGGATCGGTGAGCTGGAGAAGCTGATCGACGAGGCCGAGCGAAACCGGGACGACCGGGCCGGCCGGGCCAGAGTGTTCGCCGACCGGCTAATCCGTGTCGGCCTGGCGCCCGTGGAGACCACGCAGCAGTTCGCCGCACGGCTCCGGGAGATCACCGTCATGGCGGAGGCCACCGAGAAGAAGCGCGCAGAGCTCCAGACAAGTCTGGAAGAGCTGGGGCTGAAACGGCGGCGGCTCGCGGAGCGGGCGGAAGAGCTCGGCAAGGAGATCCTCAGCCTGCGCAGTCGCAAGAACAATTTGCCCAGGAAAAGCTTGGAGCTGCGGGCCTGGCTGTGCCGGGAACTCGACGTACGGGAGAGCGACCTACCGTTCGCCGGGGAGCTGATTCGGGTCCGACCGGAAGAAGACCGGTGGGAAGGCGCCGCTGAACGATTGCTGCGCCCCTTCGCGCTGTCGATGCTGGTCGCTGAAGACCTGTACACCGAGGTTTCGGACTGGATCAACGAGCACCATCTCGGAACCCGGATCGTCTACTACCGGGTCCCGGCCGCCCTCCCGGCCTGGAGCCCGGACAGCCGGGAGAACGGTCCGGCGCTGGCGGCCAAACTCGAGATCAAGGACAGTGAGTTCTATCCGTGGCTGGAGCGGGAGCTGGCGGTGCGGGCCGGCCACCTGTGCGCCGAGACGATGACCGAATTCCGCCGCGCCGCATACGCGGTCACCACTGCCGGTCAGATCAAGGGCGGCCGCGGCCGGCACGAGAAGAACGACACCACACGCATCGACGACCGCAGCCAGTACGTGCTGGGCTGGACCAACGAACAGAAGATCGACGCTCTGCTCCGACAGGCGGCCACCGTCCAGGAACAGCAGAACACCCTGAGCACCCGGCACGGCCTGCTGCAAGGTGAACACGACACCTGCCTGGATCACATGAAGGTCTTGGCTCAGCTTGCCGAGACCATCGACTTCAGCGAGCTGGACTGGCACAGCCAGGTCAACCTGGTCGAGGACCTAGCCGCAGAACTGGCCAAGCTCCGGCAGGCCTCCAGCGAGCTCGAACGCCTCACCAGCGAGATCGATGCCGTCAACGGCGATCTGGAACAGGCCCAGCTCGATCAGGAAGCCTGCCTGAAGAACATCGGCGGCCTGGAGAGCCAGCTGAAGACAGCAACCGAAGAAGTCGGCAAGTCCGTAAGGATCCTCGCCGAACCGGCCGCTGCCGGGGCCGTGACACATTACGGCGACCTGGAAAAAGCATTCCCCGGCACCGGTGATCCGGCGGACTGTGACCCGGCCCAGGCCGAGGCAGGTGCCGGCCTGAGTGAGAAGATCGACCGCCGGCTCAAGTCACAGAACAGCCTTGCGGGCAAAATCGCCACCCAGATGGCGTCCTTCCGCGGCAAATACCCGAACGAGACCACCGACTTCGACGACTCGGTTCACTCAGCGCCTGGTTACCGAGAACTGCACGACCGGCTCGTCGGTGACGATCTGCCCCGGTTCCGCGAACAGTTCAAGACCTACCTCAACACCAACACCATCAACGACATCGCTGGGTTCAGCTCCAAGCTCAGCCAGCAGGCCGACCTGATCCGCCAGCGGGTCGGTGTCATCAACGACTCGCTGCTCGCCGTCGAGTACAACCCCGGTCGCTACATCCGCCTGCAGGCCGAGCCAAGCCCCAACACCGACGTACGTGACTTCCAGGCCCAGCTGCGGGAATGCACCGCCGGGACGCTGTCGGGCAACGCCTCCGACCAGTACTCGGAAGAAAAGTTCCTCCAGGTCAGTCGGCTCATCGAACGGTTCCGTGGTCGCGACGGCCTGACCAGCGAGGACCGTGTCTGGACCAAACGCGTCACCGATGTCCGCAACTGGTTCGTGTTCTCGGCTTCCGAACGCAACCGCTTCGACGATTCGGAACACGAGACGTACTCCGACAGCAGTGGCAAGTCCGGCGGGCAGAAGGAGAAGCTCGCCTACACCATCCTGGCGGCCTCACTGGCCTACCAGTTCAAACTCGAATGGGGCGTCACCCGGTCCAAGACCTTCCGGTTCGCGGTGATCGACGAGGCATTCGGCCGCGGCTCGGACGAGTCGACCCGGTTCGCTCTCAAGCTGTTTCGCAGCCTCGGACTGCAGCTCATGATCGTCACACCGCTGCAGAAGATCCACATCATCGAGCCGTTCGTATCGGCCGTCGGCTACGTCGACAATGTCAACGGCCAGTACTCCCGGCTGCAGACACTCACCATCGAGGAGTACAAGGCCCGCCAGATCGCTCACGCAGCGGGCCTGCGCCCATGA
- a CDS encoding Wadjet anti-phage system protein JetD domain-containing protein, giving the protein MTWTTPDDVRALLTRRWSSGRYLTWLATGEPWQPIDVPIRGPRPSELAARFEEVRTWVAQWEKQTRLRVEYKPIGGRTIGANTIPARAWIDDQETLWALLKTTGDVRTFRVLQADSAGSPQIAAWMAANPMKVLALADTWQSIVATVHWIDQHARQGLYLRHIDVPGVDTKFIERHKGVLTALLDAQLDPTRVRDDLPRSDFEGRYGFRKKPQQVRFRLLDDAHLAGFTDLTVRTEEFTSRPAPVTTVYVVENETSYLAFPAVPGGMVIFGSGYSVGVLESLPWLANTELIYWGDIDTHGFAILDRLRSRYPHVVSMLMDRDTLLDHQAHWAQEPSQVTQPLAHLTAAEAGLWHELRAHSHGPSIRLEQERIRFSAITEKIQAMNTP; this is encoded by the coding sequence ATGACCTGGACGACGCCGGACGATGTCCGGGCCTTGCTCACGAGGCGCTGGTCGTCAGGCAGATACCTGACCTGGCTCGCCACAGGAGAACCCTGGCAGCCGATCGACGTGCCGATCCGCGGACCCCGCCCGAGCGAGCTGGCGGCTCGGTTCGAGGAGGTCCGCACCTGGGTCGCCCAATGGGAGAAGCAGACCCGGCTGCGCGTGGAGTACAAACCGATCGGCGGCCGGACCATCGGCGCGAACACCATCCCCGCCCGCGCCTGGATCGACGACCAGGAAACCCTCTGGGCCCTGCTCAAGACCACCGGTGACGTCCGCACCTTCCGTGTCCTCCAGGCCGACTCGGCTGGATCACCTCAGATCGCCGCCTGGATGGCCGCCAACCCCATGAAGGTGCTGGCTCTCGCCGACACCTGGCAATCGATCGTGGCGACCGTCCACTGGATCGATCAGCATGCTCGCCAAGGCCTGTATCTGCGGCACATCGACGTACCTGGCGTCGACACCAAGTTCATCGAACGCCACAAGGGGGTGTTGACCGCGCTCCTCGACGCTCAACTCGACCCGACGCGCGTCCGCGACGATCTGCCACGTTCCGACTTCGAAGGACGGTACGGCTTCCGCAAGAAGCCCCAGCAGGTCCGCTTCCGTCTGTTGGACGACGCGCATCTGGCTGGTTTCACCGACCTGACCGTGCGTACCGAGGAGTTCACCTCTCGACCCGCCCCGGTGACCACCGTGTACGTCGTCGAGAACGAAACCAGCTATCTGGCCTTCCCCGCCGTGCCTGGTGGCATGGTCATCTTCGGCAGTGGTTACTCAGTCGGCGTGCTGGAATCACTTCCGTGGCTGGCCAACACCGAACTGATCTACTGGGGAGACATCGATACCCACGGTTTCGCCATCCTCGACAGGCTCCGAAGCCGGTACCCGCACGTCGTCTCCATGTTGATGGACCGGGACACCCTCCTGGACCACCAAGCGCACTGGGCCCAGGAACCCAGCCAGGTCACCCAGCCCCTTGCCCACCTGACGGCGGCCGAGGCGGGCCTGTGGCACGAGCTGCGCGCTCACAGCCACGGGCCCTCGATCCGCCTTGAACAGGAACGCATCCGCTTCTCCGCGATCACTGAAAAGATCCAAGCAATGAATACGCCGTGA
- a CDS encoding DUF433 domain-containing protein, with protein sequence MAIDRFATPLYGIAEAAGYLSIPASTFTTWAFGYRRRQRDGRAVHAKPVITAVRAGRPNEASVPFIGLAEGYALAAFRQAGVPLQRIRPAIDALQRELGLEHALASRRLFTDGAEVLYDYAENVGDDSARELVVVRNNQRVFTEVVESYLRRVDFAHDGYAQVIALPQYRVAKVTVDADHAFGRPRFAHGGAKLEDVIDLFRAGEPVDVVAEEYGLTRDEIEDVLRVATRTAA encoded by the coding sequence ATGGCCATCGATCGGTTCGCCACACCGTTGTACGGCATCGCCGAAGCGGCCGGCTACCTCTCGATCCCCGCCTCCACCTTCACCACCTGGGCCTTCGGCTACCGGCGCCGCCAACGTGACGGCCGGGCCGTTCACGCCAAGCCGGTCATCACTGCCGTCCGAGCGGGACGGCCGAACGAGGCCTCGGTGCCTTTCATCGGACTGGCCGAGGGATACGCTCTGGCCGCGTTCCGGCAGGCAGGCGTGCCACTCCAGCGCATCCGCCCGGCGATCGACGCACTCCAGCGCGAACTCGGCCTGGAACATGCCCTGGCCAGCCGCCGGCTCTTCACCGACGGCGCCGAAGTCCTCTACGATTACGCCGAGAACGTCGGCGACGACTCGGCGCGCGAACTGGTCGTCGTCCGCAACAACCAGCGAGTCTTCACCGAGGTCGTGGAGAGCTACCTGCGCCGGGTGGACTTCGCCCACGATGGCTACGCCCAGGTGATCGCTCTCCCGCAATACCGCGTCGCCAAGGTCACGGTCGACGCCGACCACGCCTTCGGCCGGCCCCGGTTCGCTCACGGCGGCGCCAAGCTCGAAGACGTGATCGATCTGTTTCGAGCCGGTGAACCCGTCGACGTCGTAGCAGAGGAGTACGGACTCACCCGCGACGAGATCGAGGACGTCCTGCGTGTCGCCACCCGAACAGCCGCGTAA
- a CDS encoding recombinase family protein, translating into MRFAFYGRVSTEDHQDPVTSRARQRAQAEALVAGSGRIVAEFFDVGESRVLPWSRRTQAAALVLAMADPDRAFDAIVVGEYERAFYGNQFSLMAPLFEHYGVQLWLPEAGGRVDFQAEGHERLMAELGMQSKREITRTRIRVRTAMAAQVSVQGRYLGGRPPYGYRLVDAGPHPNRAHAAWGRRAHRLEPDPATAEIVKWMFGRRLAGHSLARITRALNDMDIPCPSAADPQRNAHRSAARWTLTTVRAILANPRYTGHEVWNRQPSAYDLIDTSNTGLGHRQIQRWSLPEDWVISERPAHEALVSQSDFVAVQGIRAPSGRSNRTYRLAGLLRCGSCHRRLESCWSGNRAAYRCRHGHTSASHADPQRPKNLYVGEDHLMARLPALYLLLTGEPVGRAPGVEEIIGYLRARHIDLVYDRVRGALRADVSGATPVVVDRQAG; encoded by the coding sequence TTGCGGTTCGCCTTCTACGGCCGGGTGTCGACGGAGGATCATCAGGATCCGGTGACGTCGCGGGCACGGCAGCGGGCTCAGGCCGAGGCGCTGGTGGCGGGGTCCGGCCGGATCGTGGCGGAGTTCTTCGACGTGGGGGAGAGCCGGGTACTGCCCTGGTCACGGCGGACGCAGGCGGCTGCGCTGGTACTGGCGATGGCCGATCCGGATCGGGCCTTCGACGCGATCGTGGTGGGCGAGTACGAGCGCGCGTTCTACGGTAATCAGTTCAGCCTGATGGCCCCGTTGTTCGAACACTACGGCGTGCAGTTGTGGCTGCCGGAAGCCGGTGGCCGGGTCGATTTCCAGGCCGAAGGCCATGAGCGGTTGATGGCCGAGCTGGGAATGCAGTCGAAACGGGAGATCACCCGGACGCGGATCCGGGTACGGACGGCGATGGCCGCGCAGGTGAGCGTGCAGGGCCGGTATCTGGGCGGGCGGCCGCCGTACGGGTATCGGCTGGTGGACGCGGGACCGCATCCCAACCGGGCGCACGCGGCGTGGGGCCGCCGCGCGCATCGGCTGGAGCCGGATCCGGCGACCGCTGAGATCGTGAAGTGGATGTTCGGCCGGCGACTGGCTGGCCATAGCCTGGCGCGGATCACTCGTGCCCTGAACGACATGGACATCCCCTGCCCGTCGGCGGCGGACCCGCAGCGCAATGCGCATCGGAGTGCCGCGCGGTGGACGCTGACCACGGTCCGCGCGATCCTGGCCAATCCCCGCTACACCGGTCATGAAGTGTGGAACCGGCAGCCGTCGGCGTACGACCTGATCGACACGTCGAACACCGGCCTGGGTCATCGCCAGATTCAGCGGTGGAGTCTGCCTGAGGACTGGGTCATCTCTGAGCGGCCCGCGCACGAGGCCCTGGTCAGCCAGAGCGACTTCGTCGCCGTCCAGGGCATCCGTGCCCCCTCCGGCCGTTCCAATCGCACGTACCGCTTGGCCGGGCTGCTGCGCTGCGGCTCCTGCCACCGGCGGCTGGAGTCCTGCTGGTCCGGTAATCGGGCCGCCTACCGCTGCCGGCACGGCCACACCAGCGCCTCCCACGCCGATCCCCAGCGGCCCAAGAACCTGTACGTGGGTGAGGACCACCTCATGGCCCGTCTGCCAGCTCTCTATCTGCTCCTGACCGGGGAGCCGGTTGGCCGGGCGCCCGGAGTCGAAGAGATCATCGGCTATCTGCGTGCCCGGCACATTGACCTGGTCTACGACCGGGTGCGTGGTGCTCTGCGGGCGGACGTGTCTGGAGCAACGCCGGTTGTTGTGGACCGCCAGGCAGGCTGA
- a CDS encoding DUF2637 domain-containing protein has protein sequence MSHHPSTPVIVGEANPADEVQPKRTGRFFPNPFRHRRREAVPVAEWRVDAGAGRLGDRVILGFAVAVLLAVAAAAAYVSYHHFYGLAIALGERHDMAILYPAMSDGVIVMASLVMVYCSRRRIGVPVLAWVALALGGAVTLAANVAHGWSGGLGSRLVSALAPLAFAGAYELLMWIVRNTRRPSVETPVEEHVCQPVETVVEVEREVLVLPTDRYEAARLSYLDSLSEGKQRIGRRPLMNRWGLEQREAEDIIAEVDKERAQAPEAKEVEAPGSEVAPPSLSGVQPTGTSQAEAA, from the coding sequence ATGAGCCACCACCCTTCCACACCCGTGATCGTCGGGGAAGCGAATCCTGCCGACGAGGTCCAGCCGAAGCGCACCGGGCGCTTCTTCCCCAACCCTTTCCGCCACCGCCGCAGGGAGGCCGTGCCGGTCGCCGAGTGGCGCGTGGACGCTGGTGCGGGCCGACTCGGAGACCGGGTCATTCTCGGCTTCGCGGTGGCTGTCCTGCTGGCCGTCGCCGCAGCTGCGGCGTACGTCTCGTACCACCACTTCTACGGTCTGGCCATCGCCCTTGGCGAGCGGCACGACATGGCCATCCTCTACCCGGCGATGTCCGATGGCGTGATCGTCATGGCGTCGCTGGTGATGGTCTACTGCTCGCGCCGCCGGATCGGTGTGCCGGTCCTGGCGTGGGTCGCGCTGGCCCTGGGAGGGGCGGTGACGCTGGCGGCGAACGTGGCGCACGGCTGGTCCGGCGGGCTCGGATCGCGCCTGGTCAGCGCCCTGGCGCCGCTGGCGTTCGCAGGCGCGTACGAGCTGCTGATGTGGATCGTCCGCAACACCCGCCGGCCGTCGGTCGAGACTCCGGTCGAGGAGCACGTGTGCCAGCCCGTCGAGACCGTTGTCGAGGTGGAGCGCGAGGTGCTGGTGCTGCCCACCGACCGGTACGAGGCGGCGCGGCTGTCCTACCTTGACAGCCTCAGCGAGGGCAAGCAGCGCATCGGCCGCCGCCCTCTGATGAACCGGTGGGGGCTGGAACAGCGCGAGGCCGAGGACATCATCGCCGAGGTGGACAAGGAGCGTGCGCAGGCGCCCGAAGCCAAGGAGGTCGAGGCGCCGGGCTCCGAGGTAGCTCCGCCATCGCTGAGCGGCGTGCAGCCGACCGGCACGAGCCAGGCGGAGGCGGCGTGA